The DNA sequence CCGGCGGCGCACCGCTGCGCGCGGTGACGGGCTTCGATCAGCAGGGACAGGCCGATGGAGCCGAAGACCACCACGCCGCTCAGGTCGAGCACCAACGCCTCCGGTCGGGCGTCCACCGCGTCGACCACCCACGACCGCAGCTCGTCGCAGGTGTCCATGTCGACCTCGCCGTGCACGGAGACGACCGCGACGCGGTCGCGCCAGGTCGTCTCGACCTCGATCGGCGCGCTCGGCTCCGCTCGACTGTCCATCACACCGCGCCTCCCGCCAGGACCCGGCGATCCCGCACAGGGCAGCGTAACTCCCTGACCGGCCACGACGGTGTGCGGCGGAGCACGAGCGCCCGGTTGGCGCAGTGCGCTGGGGCATCGGGGTCACGGGCCGGACCGCGGTGCGGGGTTCACGCCGTCGTGCCCCGGTGGCGTCGGTAGTGGCGGGCGGAGCGCGCGCGGTTGCCGCAACCCGCCGAGCACCACTCGCGGCGGGGGTGGTCCTTGAGGAAGTACAGGACGCAGCCGGGTCCGAAGCACGCGCGAAGCTGGTCGCGGGCGTCCTGGCTGAACAGCGTGACGGCGTCCTCGGCGATGGCCGAGACGGCGGCCGAGGCGGCTTGGCCGCTGGTGCGGGTGTGCCGGGAAGGCGCACCGCCGGGTGTCCACGTCAGCACCGACCAGCGGGGCGTGTCGCCGGCGGCCTCGTTGAGCACGGCCACGGCCGCGTCGAGTTCGCGCACGTCGGACGCGGCTGCCGGGCGGGGATCCCCGGTGGCCTCGGCGGCCAGCCTGCGCAGCGCGTCGCGCAGGCCGGTCAGCCGGTGCGCGAGCCGGTCCAGGTCGGGCGTGGTGAGCCGGTCGAGGTCGCCCGGGGAGAGCAGGTCCGTCCTGGCGCAGACGCGGCGCAGCCACGCCCGGACGCCGTCGCGGTCGCGCAGCGCGTCGTGCACGCCGTCCCGGTCGGCCCAGACGGTGTTCATCAACTCGACCGGCAGCGGCTCGCCCAGCAGCGGCGCGTCCGTGTCCATGCCGTCGAGGCTAGCGCACTTCTAACGGTTAGGGCCGTCTCCATCCGTTGACAATGGTCCGGAGCGCGTGCCAGAGTCGTTCTAACGGTTGTTGACGGTCTCAACCGTAAGAACCGAGGGGGTGTTGACGGCATGTCCGGTTTCCACGAAGGAGAGCTGGCCGTGCAGCGACGGGCGGGTGTCTCCGACGACGCCGCACGGCTGTCGGCCATGGTCGCCCCGGCCCAGTTGAGCGCGGGGGTGGCGCGGTTCCTCGCCGAGCGCACCTTCGCCGCGATCACCGCACGCGACGACGACGGCGTCCTGTGGCTCTCCCCGCTCACCGGCCCGCCGGGGTTCCTGCACGTCGACCCGCCCACCGCGCTCACCGCGCGGACGTCACCGGCCGCGGGCGATCCGCTCCGCGGCCTGCCGGCCGACCAGCCGGTGGGGCTGATCGCGGTCGAGTTCGCCCTCCGCAGGCGCCTGCGCCTCAACGGCACCCTGGTCGACGCCGGGGTCGACGGGCTGCGCGTCGACGTGGAGCAGGCGTTCGGCAACTGCCCCCAGTACATCCAGGGACGACTCCTCCACGCCACCTCCGCGAACCCGGGCGCCGCACCGGTCCGGCGCGGGGAACAGCCCACACCCGACGACGTCGACCTGATCCGCCGCGCCGACACGGTCCTCGTCGGCACCACCCACCCGACCCGCGGCAACGACGCGTCGCACCGAGGTGGCGCACCGGGGTTCGTGCGCGTCGAGGGAGGAGGGCTGTGGTGGCCCGACTACTCGGGCAACAACATGTTCACCACCCTGGGCAACATCCACGCCGATCCCGAAACCGCCCTGCTGTTCCTCGACTTCACCACCGGCCGCACCCTGCACCTGTCGGGCCGGGCCGAGGTCGAGTGGACCGGTCCGGGAGCCCTCGGCGACGACGACCGCACGGGACGTCGCGTCCACTTCACCCCGCGGCACGTGGTCGCCGGCCGACTGCTGCCGCTGCGCGCCGACGCCGTGTCCCCGTCCCCGTACAACCCGCCGCTCACCACCCAGTGAAGGACCGCCCGACCGTGACCGACGCCCGCCCGCCGTTCCCGCCGTTCGACCTCGACGACGCCCTCGCCAAGGTCCAAGCCGCCGAAGACGCCTGGAACACCCGCGACCCGCACCGCGTCGCCCTCGCCTACACCGAGGACTCGGCGTGGCGCAACCGGGACGTCTTCCTCACCGGTCGGCGGGAGATCGTCCGGTTCCTCACCGCCAAGTGGGAGCGCGAACTCGACTACGCGCTGCGCAAGAGCCTGTGGGGGTTCCGCGAGAACCGCATCGCCGTCCGCTTCCAGTACGAGTGGCACGACGCGGCGGGCCAGTGGTTCCGCTCCTACGGCAACGAGCTGTGGGAGTTCGCCGGCAACGGCCTGATGCGCCGCCGCGAGGCGAGCATCAACGACGTGCGCATCGAGGAAGCCGACCGCCGCTGCTTCGGCCCCCGCTCCCCCGGAGAACGCGGCCCCGATCACGACATCCCGCTCGCCTGAACCCCTTCACCAGCACGTCGCGGGCATCGCCCTCGGCCGGCACGGGCCGCGCGTCACCACCGACCTCGGCCACCAGCTCGTCCAGCACGCGCCGGTGGTCCTCGCGCAGCCGCTCCGGGTCGATGCCGGCCGCGACCGCGGCCGACACCGGCCACCCCCTCCCCGCGGTTGATCCCCACCGGGGGCGGACCACTGCGAGCGGGCACTCGGCGTGGTGGACGAGGGCCTGGCTGGTGGAGCCGAGCGGCATGCCGGTGAAGCCGCCCATGCCGTGGCTGCCCACGACCAGGCGGTCGTGCGCGACCACGCGGTTCACGTGCACGTCGAGGTACTTCTCCCGCGAGGCGCTCGGCCGGCAACCGCAGCTGCTCGTCCTCGACCCGCGCCCAGTCGACCGTGAAGCGGAGGTGGAAGGCGCTGTCGACCAGGAAGTCCGTCCAGGCGATGACCGCGGTCAGCGGTGCGCCGAGCACGGACGCCTCGGCGAACGCGAACCCGATCGCCTCCTCGCTCGCGGGCGAACCGTCCACACCGACCACGACGGGAGCACCCATCACAGGTTCCCCTCCGGATCCGCTCTGTCGGTTCCGACGCTAGGCAGCCCACGCCGCGCCGGCGGCGGTCGTCGTCGCACCGGGACCTAGGGCCAGGACCGGGCACCACCCACGACCTGTGCCGCACGCCGCCGGCGTGCGGGGAACCTCCAGCGCGTAGTAGGAGGGTCTTCGGACCCTGTGCGGGGAGACTGGCCTCCACCAGTCGCGCGGGCACGCCGAACCCCGGAGGACCCGGTCCGGAAGGGACCTTCGACCGTGTGGCCCGGGCCGCCGCGAGCGCACAGTGGAGGTACCGGAAAGGCAGGGACGACATGACGAACGTGACCGGGGTGCTCGGGTTGGCGGTGGACGAGGTGACCGACGTGCTCACCGCCGCGGCACTCGCCCCGTCGGTGCACAACACCCAGCCGTGGCGGTTCCGCCTCGCGCCCGACCGGATCGAGCTGCACGTCGACCCGGCTCGCAGGCTGCCCGCCACCGACCCGGAGGACCGGGAACTGCGGCTGTCGTGCGGCGCCGCGCTGTTCAACCTGCGGCTGGCGCTGCGCGAACGCGGCATCCGACCGCTGGTGACGCTGATGCCCGGCGCGGAGGCGCCCGGCGCGCTCGCCACCGTCCGCCACGGCGGGTTCCGCGACTTGGACGAGGAGACCCGGCAGCTCATCGCGGCGATCCCGGCGCGGCGGTCCAACCGCAAGCCGTTCCGGGACGCGCCGGTGCCCGTCGGACACCGGCACGCGCTGGTGCGGGCGGCCGAACGGGAGCGGTCGTGGCTGCACGTGGTGACCGACCGCGACGAGCGGGCCCGACTTCAGGGCTTCGTGGCCAGGGCGCACCGCATCCAGTGCGAACACCCCGGTGTCCGGGCCGAGCTGACCGGCTGGACCGGCCCGCGGACCGGGGACGGCATCCCGCCCACGTCCGCCGGCGTGCGACCGGCACCCCAGGACGAGTGGGCGTTGCGCGACTTCCAGGCCGCCGAGCGGACACCGGGCAAGGACTACGAGTCGGACCCGCTGGTCGTGGTGCTGTGCTCGTTCTACGACGGCGCGCTCGCCGAGCTCCAGGCGGGCCAGGCGCTGCAACGCGTGCTGCTCACCGCCACCACCCTCGGGCTGTCCGCGTCGTTCCTGTCCCAGGCGATCGAGGTGCGCCCCGTGCGCGAGGAGCTGCGCCGCGCCCTCGGCGGCGCGCTCGAACCGCAGACCGTGCTGCGCGTCGGCTTCGGCTCACCGGTTCCCGCCGGCCCCCGCCGCGCCGTCGAGGACCTGCTGCTCACGCCGATCGCCGCTACCTGAGCGCGACGGTGAGCAGGACGACGGCGTCGGTGAGGGCGGTCAGCGCGTGCCGCTGCGGTGGGCCGGCGGCGAGGTGGCCGCCGTCCGGCGTCCACCCGCGGTCGGCGGTGCGCAGCGCCGGGAGTGGTGCTCGCGGGCCGCGCCGAGCAGTTCGAGGGCCCGGTCGGGCAGCCCGACGGCCTCGGGGTGATCGGTCATCGCACCCGCTCCCACCCGCGCCGGACCGGCCGGTTGCCCAGCCTCGGGTCACGGCTGCGGTAGACGATGTAGGGCCTGGTGAGGTAGCCCAGCGGCATCGAGAACACGTGCACCAGGCGGCTGAACGGCCAGAACGCGAACAGCGCCCACGCCACGAGCGCGTGCAGCTGGAAGCCCAGCGGCGCGGCGGCCATGAGCTCCGGCTCCGGCTGGAGGTAGAAGATCGAGCGGAACCAGGGTGACACCGTGTCGCGGTAGTCGTGCGGGTGGTCGGTGAGGTTGCCCAGCACCGTCGTGCCCAGGCCGAGCACGATCGCGCCGACCAGCAGCACGTACATCACCTTGTCGTTGCGGGTGGTCGCGGAGAACACCGGGCCGACCGTGCGGCGGCGGTAGACCAGGATCGCCGCGCCCGCCAGCGTGCACAGCCCGGCCAGCACGCCGAGCACCACCGCGACGACGTGGTAGGCGGTGTCGCCGATCCCGGCCGCCTCGGTCCAGGACTTCGGCACCAGCACGCCGCCGACGTGGCCGAGCGCGACGATGAGGATGCCGAAGTGGAACAGCGGGCTGCCCAGGCGCAGCAACCGGCTCTCGTACAGCTGGGAGGACCGGGTGGTCCAGCCGAACTTGTCGTAGCGGTAGCGCCAGAAGTGCCCGACGACGAACACCGCGATGGCCACGTACGGCACGACGACCCACAGCATGATGTCGAGGGTGCTCGGCTCGGTCATCGCGGCCCTCCTCGTGGCATGTACTCCGGTGGGGCGAACGGGGCCAGGCCGACCTCTTCCTCGGGCGGCCCTTCGGCGGCCAGGCGGGCGATCGCGTCGTGCTCGTGGCGTCCCAGGGACGGCAGGGTCGCCGACACCGACTCCAGCACGTGCGCCCACGGTGAGCCCGACTCGCGCAGCCCGAGGCGGATGAGCTCCAACCCGGCGCGGTGCTCGCCCATCAGCCGCAGGCCGGTGGCCGCGTCGCCGGTGGCGGCGAACTCCAGCACCACGGCGAGGTGGTCGGGCAGCTCGCCGTCGTCGGGTTCCAGCCCGGCGGCCCGGTAGGCGTGCTTGAACCGCAGCAACGCCATGCCGCGCTTGCGGGTGTCGCCGTAGGCGAAGTAGGTGAGGTAGGGGCTGAACCGCTTGCGGTGGTCGAACGTGGCCACGTAGTCCGCGGCGAGGTCGGTGGGCGGGGTGGCGGCCATGTGGTCGAGGAACGCGCGCAGCGGCACGGCGAGCGGCGCGGGCAGGGTCCGGGTCGCGGCGCGCAGCAGCGGCAGCCGGGCGTACGACTGCTCGTCGGGGTAGCCCAGGAGCAGGGACTGGACCTGCCACGCGGTGGCGCGCTGGGCCGGGTTCACGGCTTCGGTTCCACTTCGCCCGCCGGGTCTCCCCCGCCGGGCCGGTCGCGCGGCGGGAACAACCCCTCCGGGTGCCCCTTGCCGTCCCAGTTGAGCAGGTTGACCCGGTTGCCCTTGTCGACCGGGGCGGCCAGGGTGTCGGCGGTCTGGCGGTCGCGCAGCATCCGGAAGTTCTCCACCGCGATCGGCGACGTGCCGCCCGAGCCCTCGCCGAACGGCCCGGAGCCGCCCATGCCCGGGCCGCCCTCGTAGTCCAGGCTGCACTCGGTGGCCAGCTCCTCCAGCCCGTGCGCCTGCTCGGCGTGCGCGGGCGGGATGACGTAGCGCTCGTCGTACTTCGCCAGGGCGAGCAGCCGGTACATGTCGTAGAGCTGCTCGCCGGTCATGCCGACCTTCGCCGCGATGGCCTCCTGGGGCTCTCGGCCCAGGTTGATGTCGCGCAGGTAGCTGCGCATCGCGGCCAGGCGCCGCAGCACGGCGTTCACCGGCTCGACGTCGCCGGCGGTGAACAGCTGCGCGAGGTACTCCACCGGGATGCGCAGCGCCTCGACGGCGGCGAAGAGGTTGCCGTGGTCCTCGGCGTCGTGACCGGTGTCGCGGACGACGTCCACGACCGGGGACAGCGGCGGGATGTACCAGACCATCGGCAGGGTGCGGTACTCCGGGTGCAGCGGCAGCGCCACGCGGAACTCGTTGACCAGGGCGTGGATCGGCGAGCGCTGCGCGGCCTCGACCCAGTCCGCCGGGATGCCGGCGCGGTCGGCCGCGCGGACCACGGCCGGGTCGTGCGGGTCCAGGAACACCTGCCGCTGCGCCTCGTACAGGTCCTCGTCGTCCGGTGTGGTGGCGGCCCGCAGCACCTCGTCGGCGTCGTAGAGGACCAGCCCGATGTACCGCAGGCGTCCCACGCACGTCTCCGCGCACACGGTCGGGATGCCCACCTCCACGCGCGGGAAGCAGAACGTGCACTTCTCGGCCTTGCCGGTGCGGTGGTTGAAGTACACCTTCTTGTACGGGCAGCCCGACACGCACATGCGCCAACCCCGGCAGCGGTCCTGGTCGACCAGCACGATCCCGTCCTCGGACCGCTTGTAGATCGCACCGGACGGGCACGACGCGGCGCACGACGGGTTGAGGCAGTGCTCGCAGATGCGCGGCAGGTAGAACATGAACGTCCGCTCGAACTCGAACTTCACCTTGTCCGCGATGCCCTTCAGCAACGGGTCGCGGTCGCCGTGGTCGGGCGCGCCGCCCAGGTTGTCGTCCCAGTTCGCCGACCAGGTGATCCGGGTGGGCTCGCCGCTGATCAACGACCGGGGCCGGGCGACCGGGGTGTGCTCCTGCGCGGGCGCGTCGGTGAGGTTGTCGTAGTCGTAGGTCCAGGGCTCGTAGTAGTCGTCCAGGGCGGGCATCTTCGGGTTGCTGAAGATGGTGAGCAGCTTGCGCAGCCGCCCGCCGCCCTTGAGCTTGAGCCGTCCGCGCCCGGTCAGCGCCCAGCCGCCGCGCCACCGCTCCTGGTCCTCGTAGCCACGCGGGTAGCCCTGCCCGGGACGGGTCTCGACGTTGTTGAACCAGACGTACTCGACCCCCGAGCGGTTGGTCCAGGCCTGCTTGCAGGTGACCGAGCAGGTGTGGCAGCCGATGCACTTGTCCAGGTTCATCACCATCGCCATCTGGGCCATGACGCGCATCAGTAGTCCACCTCCTGGGCGCGGCGCCGGATCACGGTGACCTCGTCGCGCTGGTTGCCGGTCGGGCCGAGGTAGTTGAACGCGAACGACAGCTGGGCGTAGCCGCCGATCAGGTGCGACGGCTTCACCAGGAGCCTGGTCAGCGAGTTGTGGATGCCGCCGCGCCGGCCGGACGTCTCGCTGCGCGGCACGTCGATCAACCGGTCCTGCGCGTGGTGCATGTAGACGGTGCCCTCGGGCATCCGGTGCGACACCACCGCCCTGGCCACGACCACGCCGTTGCGGTTGACCGCCTCGACCCAGTCGTTGTCGGACACGCCGATCCGCTCGGCGTCCTCCTTGGACACCCAGATCGTCTGACCGCCGCGGGACAGGCTGAGCATGAACAGGTTGTCCTGGTACTCGGAGTGGATGGACCACTTGGAGTGCGGCGTCAGGTAGCGCACCGCGATGCCCAGCTCGCCCCGCTCGCCGACGCGCGGTTCGTCGAACAGCGCGTGCATGTCCAGCGGCGGCCGGAAAACCGGCAACTGCTCGCCCAGCTCGGCCATCCAGTCGTGGTCGAGGTAGAAGTGCTGGCGGCCGGTGAGCGTGTGCCAGGGCTTGAGCCGCTCGACGTTGATCGTGAACGGCGAGTAGCGCCGCCCGCCGGTCTCCGACCCCGACCACTCGGGCGAGGTGATCACCGGCACCGGCGCGGCCTGCGTGTCGGCGAAGGTGATCCGCTTGCCCTCGTGCTCGGCGGCCAGGTCCGCCAGCGGTGTTCCGGTGCGCCGTTCGAGGGTGCGGAAGCCCTGGGTGGCCAGGTGCCCGTTCGTGGTGCCGGACAGCGCGAGGATCGCCTCGCAGGCGTGCACGTCCCGCACCAGCGACGGTCGGCCGTCGGCGGGGCCGCCGCGGATGGCGCCGTTGCGGTGCCGCAGGTGCTCCACCTCGTCCTCGACGTGGAAGGTGACGCCCTTGGTCGTGGCGCCGAGCGAGTCGGCCAACGGGCCGAGCGCCCCCATCTTGGCCGCGACGGCGGTGTAGTCGCGGGTGACGACGGTGAACCTGGGCATCGTGACGCCGGGGACGGGCTCGCACTCGCCCGCTTTCCAGTCCCGCACCACCCCGTGCGGTGTGGCCAGTTCGTCGGGGGTGTCGTGCAGCAGCGGTGTGGCCACGACGTCGTCGCGCACGCCCAGGTGCTTCTCGGCGAGCGTGCTGAAGGCCCGTGCGATGGTCAGGAACGCGGCCCAGTCCGTGCGGGTCTGCCAGGGCGGCGCGATGGCCGGGTTGAACGAGTGCACGAACGGGTGCATGTCGGTGGTGTTCAGGTCGTGCTTCTCGTACCAGGTGGCGGCGGGCAGCACCACGTCGGAGAAGATCGTGGTGCTGGTCATCCGGAAGTCCAGCGACAGCAGCAGGTCCAGCTTGCCGACCGGCGCCTCGTCGTGCCAGACCACGTCCCGCGGCCGGGCGTGCGGCGGTGCCTCCTCGGCGCGCAGCGAGTGGTCGGTGCCGAGCAGGTGCTTGAGGAAGTACTCGTTGCCCTTGCCCGACGAGCCGAGCAGGTTGGCGCGCCAGATGCTCAGCACGCGCGGGAAGTTGCGCGGCGAGTCCGGGTCCTCGCAGGCGAACCTCAGCCGCCCGGCCTTCAGCTCCGAGACGACGTGCTCACCCGCCGGCACGCCGGCGCGTCCGGCGTCGTCGGCCAGGTCGAGCGGGTTGCGGTCGAACGTCGGGTAGGACGGCATCCAGCCCATCCGCGCGGACTGGGCGATCACGTCGGCCGTGGTCCGGCCCGCGAACCGGCC is a window from the Saccharothrix saharensis genome containing:
- a CDS encoding nuclear transport factor 2 family protein, whose protein sequence is MTDARPPFPPFDLDDALAKVQAAEDAWNTRDPHRVALAYTEDSAWRNRDVFLTGRREIVRFLTAKWERELDYALRKSLWGFRENRIAVRFQYEWHDAAGQWFRSYGNELWEFAGNGLMRRREASINDVRIEEADRRCFGPRSPGERGPDHDIPLA
- a CDS encoding CGNR zinc finger domain-containing protein; this encodes MDTDAPLLGEPLPVELMNTVWADRDGVHDALRDRDGVRAWLRRVCARTDLLSPGDLDRLTTPDLDRLAHRLTGLRDALRRLAAEATGDPRPAAASDVRELDAAVAVLNEAAGDTPRWSVLTWTPGGAPSRHTRTSGQAASAAVSAIAEDAVTLFSQDARDQLRACFGPGCVLYFLKDHPRREWCSAGCGNRARSARHYRRHRGTTA
- the narH gene encoding nitrate reductase subunit beta, coding for MRVMAQMAMVMNLDKCIGCHTCSVTCKQAWTNRSGVEYVWFNNVETRPGQGYPRGYEDQERWRGGWALTGRGRLKLKGGGRLRKLLTIFSNPKMPALDDYYEPWTYDYDNLTDAPAQEHTPVARPRSLISGEPTRITWSANWDDNLGGAPDHGDRDPLLKGIADKVKFEFERTFMFYLPRICEHCLNPSCAASCPSGAIYKRSEDGIVLVDQDRCRGWRMCVSGCPYKKVYFNHRTGKAEKCTFCFPRVEVGIPTVCAETCVGRLRYIGLVLYDADEVLRAATTPDDEDLYEAQRQVFLDPHDPAVVRAADRAGIPADWVEAAQRSPIHALVNEFRVALPLHPEYRTLPMVWYIPPLSPVVDVVRDTGHDAEDHGNLFAAVEALRIPVEYLAQLFTAGDVEPVNAVLRRLAAMRSYLRDINLGREPQEAIAAKVGMTGEQLYDMYRLLALAKYDERYVIPPAHAEQAHGLEELATECSLDYEGGPGMGGSGPFGEGSGGTSPIAVENFRMLRDRQTADTLAAPVDKGNRVNLLNWDGKGHPEGLFPPRDRPGGGDPAGEVEPKP
- a CDS encoding Acg family FMN-binding oxidoreductase, producing the protein MTNVTGVLGLAVDEVTDVLTAAALAPSVHNTQPWRFRLAPDRIELHVDPARRLPATDPEDRELRLSCGAALFNLRLALRERGIRPLVTLMPGAEAPGALATVRHGGFRDLDEETRQLIAAIPARRSNRKPFRDAPVPVGHRHALVRAAERERSWLHVVTDRDERARLQGFVARAHRIQCEHPGVRAELTGWTGPRTGDGIPPTSAGVRPAPQDEWALRDFQAAERTPGKDYESDPLVVVLCSFYDGALAELQAGQALQRVLLTATTLGLSASFLSQAIEVRPVREELRRALGGALEPQTVLRVGFGSPVPAGPRRAVEDLLLTPIAAT
- a CDS encoding STAS domain-containing protein translates to MDSRAEPSAPIEVETTWRDRVAVVSVHGEVDMDTCDELRSWVVDAVDARPEALVLDLSGVVVFGSIGLSLLIEARHRAQRCAAGFAVATDQRAVLAPLTETGVLDLLDVHPTVTEAIATALAAATSLRVGHS
- the narJ gene encoding nitrate reductase molybdenum cofactor assembly chaperone; this translates as MNPAQRATAWQVQSLLLGYPDEQSYARLPLLRAATRTLPAPLAVPLRAFLDHMAATPPTDLAADYVATFDHRKRFSPYLTYFAYGDTRKRGMALLRFKHAYRAAGLEPDDGELPDHLAVVLEFAATGDAATGLRLMGEHRAGLELIRLGLRESGSPWAHVLESVSATLPSLGRHEHDAIARLAAEGPPEEEVGLAPFAPPEYMPRGGPR
- a CDS encoding universal stress protein; translation: MGGFTGMPLGSTSQALVHHAECPLAVVRPRWGSTAGRGWPVSAAVAAGIDPERLREDHRRVLDELVAEVGGDARPVPAEGDARDVLVKGFRRAGCRDRGRVLRGSGGRSSGGRLPRCARR
- the narI gene encoding respiratory nitrate reductase subunit gamma, producing the protein MTEPSTLDIMLWVVVPYVAIAVFVVGHFWRYRYDKFGWTTRSSQLYESRLLRLGSPLFHFGILIVALGHVGGVLVPKSWTEAAGIGDTAYHVVAVVLGVLAGLCTLAGAAILVYRRRTVGPVFSATTRNDKVMYVLLVGAIVLGLGTTVLGNLTDHPHDYRDTVSPWFRSIFYLQPEPELMAAAPLGFQLHALVAWALFAFWPFSRLVHVFSMPLGYLTRPYIVYRSRDPRLGNRPVRRGWERVR
- a CDS encoding pyridoxamine 5'-phosphate oxidase family protein, giving the protein MSGFHEGELAVQRRAGVSDDAARLSAMVAPAQLSAGVARFLAERTFAAITARDDDGVLWLSPLTGPPGFLHVDPPTALTARTSPAAGDPLRGLPADQPVGLIAVEFALRRRLRLNGTLVDAGVDGLRVDVEQAFGNCPQYIQGRLLHATSANPGAAPVRRGEQPTPDDVDLIRRADTVLVGTTHPTRGNDASHRGGAPGFVRVEGGGLWWPDYSGNNMFTTLGNIHADPETALLFLDFTTGRTLHLSGRAEVEWTGPGALGDDDRTGRRVHFTPRHVVAGRLLPLRADAVSPSPYNPPLTTQ